DNA sequence from the Staphylococcus epidermidis genome:
ATAATGCTGGGACAGGCCATGCGGCATTATGTGAATTAAACTATACAGTTGAACAAGATGATGGTTCAATTGATGCATCTAAAGCGCAAGAAATTAATGAACAATTCGAATTATCTAGACAATTCTGGGGTAATTTAGTTAAAAATGGTGATATTTCTAATCCTGAAGAATTTATCCAACCATTACCTCATATCAGTTTCGTTATGGGACCAACAAACGTTAACTTTTTAAGAAAACGTTATGAAACACTAAAAACACTTCCAATGTTCGATACAATCGAATATACAGAAGACATGGAAACAATGAGAAAATGGATGCCATTAATGATGGAAAATCGTGAACCAGGTCATCAAATGGCAGCAAGTAAAATTGATGAAGGTACAGATGTGAACTATGGTGCGTTAACACGTAAGTTAGCACATTACTTAGAACAAAAATCTAATGTTTCATTAAAATACAATCATGATGTTGTAGATTTAACACAAAGAGAAGATGGCAAATGGGAAGTTGTCGTTGAAAATAGAGAAACTAAAGAAAAAGTAACTAAAATAGCAGATAAAGTGTTTATTGGTGCTGGCGGTCACTCTATTCCGTTATTACAAAAATCTGGCGTTAAACAAAGAGAACACCTAGGTGGTTTCCCAATCAGTGGTCAATTCTTAAGATGTACAAACCCAGATATTATTAAACAACATGCGGCTAAAGTTTACAGTAAAGAGCCTCAAGGTAAGCCACCAATGACTGTACCACACCTTGATACACGTTATATCAATGGTAAACAAACATTATTATTTGGTCCATATGCGAATATCGGCCCTAAATTCTTGAAATTCGGTTCAAATCTAGACTTATTCGAATCAATCAAACCATATAACATTACTACAATGTTGGCTTCAGCAGTTAAAAATGTACCTTTAATTAAATATTCAATTGATCAAATGATCAAAACTAAAGAAGGTTGTATGAACTATTTAAGAACATTTATTCCTGATGCTAAAGATGAAGATTGGGAACTTTACACTGCTGGTAAACGCGTTCAAGTTATTAAAGATAGTGAACAACACGGTAAAGGTTTCGTAGTATTTGGTACTGAAGTTGTCAATTCAGACGACAATTCTATGATTGCATTATTAGGTGAATCTCCAGGGGCTTCAACATCATTATCAGTTGTATTAGAAGTTTTAGAGAAAAACTTCGCTGATGACAAAGAAGCATGGGAACCTGTTGTTAAAGAAATGGTACCAACATACGGTCGTTCATTAATTAATGACGAAAAATTAATGAGAGAAACACGCCGTGAAACTTCTAAAAACTTACATTTAAATAGATAAGTATTTTAAAAATAGAATTATATGTCACGAAATAATGACATGATGTGTGCACCTCGTAGCATTAGGTAGAAAGTCTAATGTTACGGGGTGTTTTTTATAGGAAATAGGAAGGAGGTGCGATTTAATTGAATAAGGAAGTATGTGCGATAGTGAGGCATAAAGACAAAATGTGAACAATGTGATTTCATCTTAAAAATGAGAATGAAAGAGATGAATTAATGCGAAAATGTGAGGATAAACAAAGTGCTCAGTATTGAGTGTCTTATTATTTTAAAAGGTGAAACTCAAGTTCATTTTTGATGAAATTAATTGTTGAATATTTAAGTTGAACAAAAGAGTGTGAGTTCGTTTTATTATAAATAGCATTGATTTTTTATTAATTAAGTAAATAAAATAAAAACATTAATTTTATTGTTCGAGACATTTTGTTTTGGTACTATAATATTGTAGTTATTTGTTAAGTTTACAACAAAAATGATTGACGCATAACGTTGTTAAAACTAAGTATCTATCTTTGTTATTCGAAACCATCTTAATATGTGATATATTGAGACAGAATCATCATTCATTATCATAATTTTTAAAATTTGAAGTAAAATTCTTGCTTTCAAACATATCTTTGCAATGGTAATGAAGAACAATTTTAAATTGTGACACAGAAGTGATTTCAGATTTAAGGATTATCATACATAAGCTAATGAAAAATTGTTATTTTTTATGATATTTTCATGATTTTAAAAACAGTTTTGAAAATCGAGAAAGGTGATTGACGATGGTAAACATTATGGAAAAATTTAAATTAACTGGTAAGGTGGCAATGGTCATTGGAGGTGCAACTGGCATTGGTAAAGCTATGGCAGAGGCATTAGCACAAGCAGGGGCAAATATCGTTATCGCTGATTTGCAATCCAATATTGGTCAAGAAACAGCCACAACTATATCTACACAATCAGGTGTTAAAACCACATCATTAAAATTAGATATAACTCATTCAGATGAAGTAAATCAAATTGTTGATTATGTAGTAAGGGAATATGGAAAAATAGATATTCTTGTCAATAACGCTAGTATCTCAATTCAAGATGATACTGAAAATATTTCGTATGAAGAATGGTTAAAAGAAATCAATTTAAGCTTAAATGGAGCATTCTCTGTAGCGCAAACAGTAGGACGTCAAATGATTGAGAAGGGTAGTGGTTCGATAATTAATGTCTCTTCAGTATTAGGATTGATTGCTAATAAAACGCAAGACCAGAGCTCTTATGAAACGTCTAAAGCCGGTGTGACGATGCTGACTAAAAGCTTAGCTAGAGAATGGTCTAGATATGGAATTAAAGTAAATGCAATTGCCCCTGGTTACATGAGAACAATCGAAACGGAAAAGATACTAAATGATAATACTGAAACAAATACAACGCCTATGGAACGAGTAGGTGAGCCTGAAGAATTAGCTGGAATAACAGTTTATCTTGCTTCTGATGCATCATCGTTTACTCAAGGTAGTGTATTTAATATTGATGGCGGTTATTCAGCATTATAATATCAGTAATAGTTGAGAATGTGAAGATACAAATTAATAGGAGTCTTTATCTACCTTTAATATTGTATTAACAATTGAATCGTTTTTGTGTATTATTTTTTAGTAAATATATTTAATCGAAAGCATCGAATTTGTTTGGTAAATAAGAACAGAGTGACTTTGTAATCATCATTCAATCTATTGAGTATGTTTCATATCAGAGTATTTAAATATTGACAAATCTCAAGATTTAATATTGGGATTTATCTTTTTTGTTTAGGAGAAGATGATTTTAGCGCTTTAAATGTCTATTGATACCCAATCAAAGTTAATATGGGTTGTTGATACAAAGGTAAGTGTTCAGGTTGTCTGACGTAAGACATAGGGCACACTAAAAATGTGCATCCTTATTCCTAACAGTAACGTTATATCTAGCAAACGGGTTTATCGAAACGTTATAATAAAATCATCAGTTATATCCTTGCGATAAAAAATACCTACAATCATGTATGTTTATATGCCGCACTTTTCAAAAATTCACTTTAAAGATGTGGCATAAGGCACTGAACCCTTAAAACGGGAACTTAATAAAAACACCATGTTCTAGGCTATTAATTCTCTGTATTTTACTGGGGATAAGTAGCCTAGTTTTTGTTGAATTCGATTATTATTATAGTTTTTAATGTACTTTTCGACAATATCTATTACAATATGATTAGAGCGATTAAGCTCATTATTGATGTAAAAAGTTTCAGACTTTAGCGAGGAATGGAAACTTTCTATCGGGGCGTTATCGGCAGGTGTTCCCTTTCGGGACATACTTCTGATAATGCCTTTTTCTTCGCACAATTGATAATAAGCATAAGATGTATAAACGCTGCCTTGATCACTATGTAATATACAACCTTCAGGTATATCGATTTGATTTAATGTATCATTAACTAAACTTTGGTCTTGTTTATCATCTATTTTATACGCCACAATTTCTCCGTTATAAATATCCATTATCGAAGATAAATACAACATAGAATGACCAAATGGTAAATAAGTAATATCGGTTGTTAATACTTCCATTGGACAACTCGCTTTAAATTGTCTTTGTAATAAATTGTCCGTTTTATAATACGGTTTACCTATTCTTGTCGTCTTTTTAGGTCTAACTCGGCAGTTCAAATGATGCTTCTGCATCATTCTCTGTACTCTCTTATGATTAATTGGTGATGTATAACATTGATTAATCAATGCTGTAATCTTACGATAACCGTAGGTATAGTGGTTAGCTTTACATAATTCAATGACTTTTTGTGTTACGGTATCATTTTTATAGGTTTTGTTTTTCCATCGGTAATATGTTGATTTAGGTATGTTTAATACTTCTAGTATCAATTTGATTGAATATTTTACTTTTAATTGATCCACTAAATCTATGACTACTGTTGGTACCACTTCCTTTCCAATGCCTTGTACTTTTTTAAAATATCCAATTCTATATCTTTTCTCTTATTTTCTAATTTTAATTGTTCTACTTCTGACAGCTCTTCTAATCCTTTACCGTAGGTATATTGTTTACCAACTTGTTGTGAAAATCTATAACTTTCCCCATTTCGATACCATCGCCACCAAGTTTTCACTTGCGTCCTATTTCTAATATTTAATTCTTTCATAATTTCTTTTGTTGAAAATCCTGCTGCTTTCATTTCAACTGCTTTATACTTTGTTTCTACTGAATAAGAAGCTCTTTTCATAGAAAAAAACCTCCGTATGATTCATTTTAATATGAATTCAACGAAAGTGTTTTTATATAATTCCCACAAATTGGGGTCAGTCTAATAATGAATTTCGTGATTGTAGGCTTTTTATTTTATATATTCATTAATTTCTCTTCTTGACGGATACGTACAATTAAAAAATAAGCATATGGAACTAATAAGAGTGTTGTGTATGTAGCATTTGTTAGTAGTAATACACCAATTAATTCGGGAATGATATTTAAAAAATAGTTTGGATGTTTCGTTACTTTATATAACCCTGACTTAATAATAGGGTGATTGGGCAGTATAAATAATTTCAAAGTCCAAATACGACCTAATGTCTTAATAACTATAAATAGCATGATATAAGCGATGATCAATATGATTAAGCCAATGCCGTTAAGTAGACTAAATGTATCCTTACGAATGAATGCTTCTATAGCTGCACTCATGTAAATCAACACGTGAGTAATGGCTAGAAATTTTGAATTTTTAATACCATATTCCACGGCTCCATCTACCTTTAGCTGTTTTGCATGTTGCATTAATATCTTTAAGCTGATGAGTCGAATACAGAAAAAGATAAATAAGATAGTTAAAATCATGATGTCCTCCATTGTTTGTTATATAAATGTTCTTTTGCTCATACAATACAAAGTATTTTATATAGAAAATGTTTCAAATGCCATTAACTATTTATTAACTTTAGCACTAACTCACAACTCTTCTAACACCTCACATATTAAGTTCAGTTTTTTGGATAATTTAATACTTTTAAGGATATTAAGCGCTTACATTAATGTGATATATTTTTTTTAACGAAAATGATAGGGGTGTTAGGGATGAACTTTTTTGATATTCATAAAATACCAAACAAAGGGATACCATTAGCTGTACAACGCAAATTATGGCTTAGAAACTTTATGCAAGCGTTTTTTGTCGTATTCTTTGTTTACATGGCGATGTATTTAATTCGAAACAATTTTAAAGCGGCACAACCGTTATTAAAAGAAGAAATCGGATTATCAACATTAGAACTGGGTTATATAGGATTAGCGTTTAGTATTACTTACGGTTTAGGAAAAACATTACTCGGTTATTTTGTCGATGGTCGTAATACGAAGCGTATTATTTCCTTCTTATTAATATTATCTGCGATTACAGTACTTATTATGGGATTTGTATTAAGTTACTTCGGCTCTGTGATGGGACTATTAATTGTACTGTGGGGGCTTAACGGTATATTTCAATCTGTGGGTGGGCCTGCAAGTTATTCAACGATTTCAAGGTGGGCACCTCGAACAAAGCGTGGACGTTATTTAGGATTTTGGAATACATCACATAACATTGGTGGTGCAATTGCTGGCGGTGTCGCACTCTGGGGTGCGAATACATTTTTCCACGGTAATGTCGTTGGGATGTTTATTTTTCCTTCTATTATCGCTTTAATCATTGGAATCGTGACATTATTTATTGGGAAAGATGATCCAGAAGAATTAGGTTGGAATCGTGCTGAAGAAATTTGGGAAGAGCCTATCGATCAAGAAAATATTGATTCTCAAGGTATGACTAAATGGGATATCTTTAAAAAATATATCCTGGGAAATCCAGTGATTTGGATTTTGTGTATCTCAAATGTTTTCGTATATATCGTGCGTATTGGTATTGATAATTGGGCGCCGCTATACGTATCAGAGCATTTACACTTTAATAAGGGTGACGCGGTTAATACTATTTTCTACTTTGAAATAGGAGCATTAGTAGCCAGTTTATTATGGGGTTATATCTCAGACCTTTTAAAAGGACGTCGTGCGATTGTAGCGATTGGATGTATGTTTATGATTACCTTTGTTGTGCTGTTTTATACGAACGCAACAAGTGTGACAATGGTCAATATTTCTCTATTTGCATTAGGCGCTTTAATCTTCGGTCCACAGTTACTCATTGGTGTATCTCTGACTGGCTTTGTTCCTAAAAATGCAATTAGTGTCGCTAACGGTATGACAGGTTCATTCGCATATCTATTCGGGGATTCAATGGCTAAAGTGGGTCTGGCTGCAATCGCTGATCCAACACGTAATGGTCTAAATATTTTTGGGTATACGTTGAGTGGTTGGACAGATGTCTTTATTGTATTCTATGTAGCTTTATTCTTAGGAATGATACTATTAGCCATTGTTGCTTATTACGAAGAAAAGAAAATTAGAAAATTAAAAATTTAAGATTAAGTGAATTTAAATATATACTCCCTACTATAAATTTTGTCATTATGGTAGGGAGCTTTTTCGTGATTGATTGCACTATTTTGATAGCTTATTATAATCACTTGGTGACATATGTAAATATTTTTTAAAATGATAGCAAAACATCTTATACTCAGAAAAACCTACTTTTTCAGCAATTTCATAATGCTTGTAGTGCTGGTCTAAAAGATGTAATGATTTTAAAATACGATAACGATTTAAATAATCAACTATCGTAATGCCTACATGTTCTTTAAACGTCCTCATGGCGTATGACTCACTTACAACAATAGGATTAATTAAGTCAAGAACAGTCACTTTCTTGTGATAATGTTGCTTGATTTGAGACAAAATTTGATTGACATAATAGTCATCGTAATCAATTTTTAATAATGGTTGAAAGGCAGTATAATATGCCGCGTCATCATTGGTAGAATGTGGACGTTCTAATAACCTTTGAACTAATATGTCTAGAATATGCTCTAATTGAGTGTGGTCTACTGGCTTTAGTAAATAATCAAGAACATGGTGTTGAATGCCGGCTTTCATATATTCGAAGTCGTCATAACTAGATAAAATGATAACTTGGCAATCAAGGTCTTTGATGTCATCTAGTAGGTCAACACCATTTTTTCGAGGCATTCGTATATCAGTAATGACGAGTTCAGGTTGATGTTGGCGAATTAAAGACAATGCTTCTACGCCGTCTGTGGCAGTGTAAATAGTTGTAAAATGATATTCCTTCCATGGAATCATTTGTTTTAAACCTTGTCGTATAATCCGTTCATCATCACAAATAACTACTTTAAACATCTTTATTCCTCCTAGACAAGTGGTATTTGGTAACACATTAATGTCCCTTGCTGGCTTCTTGAGAAAATGTGCAGACGTGCATATGTTCCATATTGAATCATGGCT
Encoded proteins:
- a CDS encoding SDR family NAD(P)-dependent oxidoreductase — encoded protein: MVNIMEKFKLTGKVAMVIGGATGIGKAMAEALAQAGANIVIADLQSNIGQETATTISTQSGVKTTSLKLDITHSDEVNQIVDYVVREYGKIDILVNNASISIQDDTENISYEEWLKEINLSLNGAFSVAQTVGRQMIEKGSGSIINVSSVLGLIANKTQDQSSYETSKAGVTMLTKSLAREWSRYGIKVNAIAPGYMRTIETEKILNDNTETNTTPMERVGEPEELAGITVYLASDASSFTQGSVFNIDGGYSAL
- the lqo gene encoding L-lactate dehydrogenase (quinone) — its product is MSEANHKNIVVVGAGIIGTSVATMLSKVSPNWHIDMFERLEGAGIESSNENNNAGTGHAALCELNYTVEQDDGSIDASKAQEINEQFELSRQFWGNLVKNGDISNPEEFIQPLPHISFVMGPTNVNFLRKRYETLKTLPMFDTIEYTEDMETMRKWMPLMMENREPGHQMAASKIDEGTDVNYGALTRKLAHYLEQKSNVSLKYNHDVVDLTQREDGKWEVVVENRETKEKVTKIADKVFIGAGGHSIPLLQKSGVKQREHLGGFPISGQFLRCTNPDIIKQHAAKVYSKEPQGKPPMTVPHLDTRYINGKQTLLFGPYANIGPKFLKFGSNLDLFESIKPYNITTMLASAVKNVPLIKYSIDQMIKTKEGCMNYLRTFIPDAKDEDWELYTAGKRVQVIKDSEQHGKGFVVFGTEVVNSDDNSMIALLGESPGASTSLSVVLEVLEKNFADDKEAWEPVVKEMVPTYGRSLINDEKLMRETRRETSKNLHLNR
- a CDS encoding IS3 family transposase (programmed frameshift), which codes for MKRASYSVETKYKAVEMKAAGFSTKEIMKELNIRNRTQVKTWWRWYRNGESYRFSQQVGKQYTYGKGLEELSEVEQLKLENKRKDIELDIFKKVQGIGKEVVPTVVIDLVDQLKVKYSIKLILEVLNIPKSTYYRWKNKTYKNDTVTQKVIELCKANHYTYGYRKITALINQCYTSPINHKRVQRMMQKHHLNCRVRPKKTTRIGKPYYKTDNLLQRQFKASCPMEVLTTDITYLPFGHSMLYLSSIMDIYNGEIVAYKIDDKQDQSLVNDTLNQIDIPEGCILHSDQGSVYTSYAYYQLCEEKGIIRSMSRKGTPADNAPIESFHSSLKSETFYINNELNRSNHIVIDIVEKYIKNYNNNRIQQKLGYLSPVKYRELIA
- a CDS encoding isoprenylcysteine carboxyl methyltransferase family protein; amino-acid sequence: MILTILFIFFCIRLISLKILMQHAKQLKVDGAVEYGIKNSKFLAITHVLIYMSAAIEAFIRKDTFSLLNGIGLIILIIAYIMLFIVIKTLGRIWTLKLFILPNHPIIKSGLYKVTKHPNYFLNIIPELIGVLLLTNATYTTLLLVPYAYFLIVRIRQEEKLMNI
- a CDS encoding response regulator transcription factor, which translates into the protein MFKVVICDDERIIRQGLKQMIPWKEYHFTTIYTATDGVEALSLIRQHQPELVITDIRMPRKNGVDLLDDIKDLDCQVIILSSYDDFEYMKAGIQHHVLDYLLKPVDHTQLEHILDILVQRLLERPHSTNDDAAYYTAFQPLLKIDYDDYYVNQILSQIKQHYHKKVTVLDLINPIVVSESYAMRTFKEHVGITIVDYLNRYRILKSLHLLDQHYKHYEIAEKVGFSEYKMFCYHFKKYLHMSPSDYNKLSK
- the uhpT gene encoding hexose-6-phosphate:phosphate antiporter; the protein is MNFFDIHKIPNKGIPLAVQRKLWLRNFMQAFFVVFFVYMAMYLIRNNFKAAQPLLKEEIGLSTLELGYIGLAFSITYGLGKTLLGYFVDGRNTKRIISFLLILSAITVLIMGFVLSYFGSVMGLLIVLWGLNGIFQSVGGPASYSTISRWAPRTKRGRYLGFWNTSHNIGGAIAGGVALWGANTFFHGNVVGMFIFPSIIALIIGIVTLFIGKDDPEELGWNRAEEIWEEPIDQENIDSQGMTKWDIFKKYILGNPVIWILCISNVFVYIVRIGIDNWAPLYVSEHLHFNKGDAVNTIFYFEIGALVASLLWGYISDLLKGRRAIVAIGCMFMITFVVLFYTNATSVTMVNISLFALGALIFGPQLLIGVSLTGFVPKNAISVANGMTGSFAYLFGDSMAKVGLAAIADPTRNGLNIFGYTLSGWTDVFIVFYVALFLGMILLAIVAYYEEKKIRKLKI